AATTACAGACAGACTCCAGCCCACTGTCAGACTCAAAACACTGGCCAGTGACCACTCCCTCTATACCACCATGATCTCTAACTGCTGAGTCAGCATCACAGTTATCTTAGAGTTGGGGAAGGGACAGCTAACAGCCCACGAGTAACTCAGAGTTTGGCCCCTGCAAAACTTCTGCCATAGCTTTAGAGGCACCTGATAACTTTCTAGTGAAACCATCCCCAAATTTGCTTCTCTCACATCCTCAAACAACTTGAGTCCTCCTGCCCCAAATAATTTCTATATTTCAGTGAGGAAAAATATAGCTTTTGCAGTTACTGTAGTAGTTTCCCTTGAGAAACAGAAATAACATCACACTCCTTTCTAGACAAATAAAAGAACCtttaaaaataccttgtttcCTCTTAACAACAAACAGGTTAATGTGCGAAGAACAAAAAGTGcaataaaatttcatttttacTATTAAGTGTATGCATAAAAACTGCCAAAGCAACTGAAGACACATGCCCTATAAATAGTGCTCTATTGTCAATGTATAAAAAGATGAGGCATGTCTCATGGACATGAATCATGTCCAATTAAGTGTTAAGCTCTGTCAGTGCTAAAAATGAAAGGCTACATCAACTGATAAACTAGTCTGGGAGTAGGCATGCAACTGGAAAGCGCTCACTATGCCAGTGTGACTCCCCTGCTTTCACTGGCTATCAGAAAGCAGTAACTCATATTTCTGTCTCAGCAATGGAAGGAGTAGTTACAAGACACTGGGTGGAAACTCCTGTACGTTATCAGGAGCAGTTTGCTGTCCAAGATCTGGAAGTGTGCAAGTTGGATCACTCTTTATATGCTTTGCCAGGCCCATCCAAGGCTGAGGTGAGAAGCCGACATGCAACAAAAAGTACAGCTACAGCAGAGAAGGACAGCACCGAGGAAGGCAAACCCAGCTTTCAGGTCTTACTGGATGTTGTGCAGTTCCGTCCTGAAGATATCATCATTCAAACTTTCGAAGGCTGGCTCCTGATCAAAGCTCAGCATGGACCTAGGATGGACGAACATGGTTTCATATCCAGAAGCTTTGTTAGACAATACAAATTACCTAATGGAGTCAAGAAAAAAGATTTGTCTGCTCTCTTCTGCCATGATGGCATTTTGGTTGTTGAAATGAAGAGCTCAGAGGGAATGGACTAAAATCTTTTTAATTGTTATTGGTGAGATAATATTATTCCTAATGTAACTCAAACAATACTTTGCAATGTAGCCATGCATGTGAAGTTGTTGGTTTGTATTTACAATGGAGATAAGAACAAAACTTTGCATATATTTTCAGCATGTTGAGTTTTATTGTTTGATGTGAAATGTAAGACTACTTTCCTTCAGCTGCATATGTGCTGGAGACCCACGCTTTTTAGACAAAAGAAAGTTTATGGCAGtcataaaaaatgaaaaatatttcatatAATGCTCTCTGATGAGGTACCAAGTGTAAAGCATGTATAAAAATGCCAATAAACAGGGGTTACCTTTGTAAAATGTATTCAtgagataaataatgaaagaagcAGCAGACATTTTATGGAATTTTAATTTTACATAACAGAAAAATGCCATGTTTTCATAAGTTATATCACTATATAATGTTAACTTCAACATTTCTTAGATGTCAAAGCACGCATGAGCCGCATGCATTTGCTCTGCAAAATAATTTTGGGGAAAAACTTTTTGAATTCAAATTTATTTCTAAAAATTGCTTGCGAGTCTgccctttaaaaatatattgtacTTAAGGGAATATTGAACAGCAGAATAAACATTAAATGCAATGTTTCAAAATGTGCCATTTTTCTACTAACATTGAGTCAACTTattttgatggaaatttttcaaatgctttgtttttaatcacagttcattttgttttaatatcCTGGCTTTCTGCCAACAATAGAAACAAAATATTGCTCACTTATAAAAGCTCAAAAGTCCCAAAGTCATTCTTGTGTAGCTGCCCCTGACTTAAAGGCATTAATATGCTAGGGATGAATTTAGTCCAACAAGTTTACACAAACAATGTGTTAACAATCATGTAAACGTTTTCTTCTGTGACTTTCTTTAGAacttaaggtcctgatcctgcaattggatctCTGGCAGCAGATGCTTGTGCCCACAGAGCCAAACTGGCTCTGAATCAGCATAGGGGTTCAAATGCCTGATTGCAAGATAGGGCCAACTAAGAACACAGGGCTGCTTTCTTCTCTCAATTATACTAGAGCAATCCCACTCATTTCAATGGAGTTGTGCAACGAAGGTTAGCCAGGACTCTGCCTGCTATGTCTAACAATTGGTCTTCAACATTACAAAAAGACTTGTTACAAATGGCcctgtaaatacacaaaaattcTAGGGGAACTGCAGCTGCAAGAGAAACTGCCTCCTTTTATGTGTACTTAAGATAAGTATGACTGCTGGGCTATGAATAGTAAAGGAATGCAGAGTGGAAAGTGCCAAGCTAAATACAGACTCTTGCTGATAGCCATCTGCTGTTCAgacaaattaaaaacatttttgaactaaatcaaatacaaataaaattctgAGTATATTAAATCACAAGGGAAAAGTCAGATTAACAAAAATTTTTCTACCCCAGGCTCAAAAAGAGAGCCCTCTAGTTTATAGTGAAAGCACTAGACTTGTGTGTTTGTGCTGCATGCTGTAGAAATGTTTATATTCGTGATCAATTAAATTTGAAAGCCACTGGTTCGGAATAggccaaatacacctctaccccgctataacgcgacacGATATAacagggctccggcagcgctttaaagggtccagggctccagctgctgtgagaagccctgggccctttaaatcaccgctggagccctgccgccgctaccccggggctgcagcagcggggctcgggcagcactttaaagggcccagggctccggctgctgtgagaagccctgggccctttaaatcacggctggagccctgccgccgctaccccggggctgcagcagcggggctcgggcagcactttaaaggcctggggctccggctgctgtgagaagccctgggccctttaaatcacggctggagccctgccgccgctaccccggggttgcagcagtggggcttgggcagcgctttaaagggcctggggctccatacggccagagccccgggctctttaaatcacctctgcagccctgccaccgctaccccgatataacagcgtctcacctataacgtggtagggatttttggctccccatgaccgcattatatcagggtagaggtgtactacatttttaattaaaaaaaatttttttttgcactcCAAACTCACACCAATTTCAAAGCAAGTTTGCTCTGCATAAGGAATGATGGATTAAGACCAGAGCCTGCAATTCACTGCATATAGTCACCCTGCTGCACCCAATCACAGTGGATAGCAGGTTAGGGGCCTACATTTATTTCTTGACTGGTGTACACATTGGTCTCTTTTTGTGTGGCACTAATGTTTTCTAGCAAACTgatttaaacataaaataaaagtcCCTCAACCCTCTCCTTTGCCCCCAAGTTTGCCTTTCTATATCCATAGGTTGAGGAAATTAGAATGAGGTTCCAGTCACAAAATTCAGGCCTAGATTCAGATTCCAAACACTTCAAACTCCAGGATCTTTCAGATCCAGAGATTTCACTGAGCGCATAATATAAGTTAGGGCCATTAGCAAATTTTAGATGCAGATCTGGGTTTAGATGTGTTTGGATCCATGGTTTTTACACCATCAGATGTATTGCGATGTGGGTTCAGGACCATCTATAGAGGTAACCAGCTTTAgtgccattttaaaaaaccttaataCTCTTCTATTGCTCATTTTACTTTACAAATAATTTGTAAGATAAGATCGTTTAAAATGAAAAGTCCAGCCCTATCTATTATTACAGTGGAGTCATTCATGTATCTAGAGATAATAGGAGATTTACAAAATATGGAtttggcaattttaaaaaagttatacAAACATAAAACTATGGCTGATTTTATAAATAAATCAAGCTCTGACTAAACAAATGGAAATTTGGCAAATAATTAGTCCACAATCCCTGACAGCTTGACTTGAATTTGTATACACATGAAAAGAGCTGGCCAAGAAGAGTGCGGCTATTGCACCCAGCTTTAGATTTTCCCAAAGCATAAGGGGCTGATTCTGAACTCATTTATGTTGTAAGTCACAAGTAACTCCACTAAATTCAGTGAGGTTACACTCGTGTGAAACCAGTGTGTTGAGCAAATGGAGTTCACACTGCTGGAAGAGTTATTGTTGTAGGTCTTGCTACACCCAGAAGTAGTGCTGTAGTGAGTAGGTTTCGCCTCTGAGCTACTGTGAATAAAACACATACTGTATTTCTCCTGCAACCACATGTGCCTTTCTGTGGGTCTACTCCTTCCTACACCATAATATGACAATACTCTCTCTGTGTTCTCTGAGACCAGAGCAATGGAGGCTGCACTAGAGCATTTGACCTGGAGTGTTGATCGTTACATTTTAACATGCTGAGTCCTTAATTGTCCATTCCATGCCAAGCATTGCAAAGTCTTATAATTTTGTCACAAGTCTCATACTATCTGGTGGGGTTTTTAGCCCACCAATTCCTggagctttcattttaaagattcttgggtttcatttaaaaaaaaagtttctggcCCTTtctgttgtggagaaaagcttgaaaatgtgaaccgtAAAGGCTCCAACaccaaaaagcaaataaaaatccagcataagagtgtccacacttgCCGTTATTCTGGAAtatctattccagaataactcatGTGCAGACAAGTATTTATATAAACAATCATACAACATAAAATTTGACAGAGAATTTGGCCACAGAAATGTGAAAAGACCCACCCTTAAGAcagctagggcctgattctccacctgCTTACAACAATGTAAATCAGAAGTGAActcactgaagtctgtggaaTTATACTAGTGTAAAAGTGACGGTAGTTGGGGAATTAGACCCTTAAAGTGCATTCACAGGCTATAGTGATGGGTGCGGTATAAGAGTCTGATCCTGCACAGCTCGAATCAGTGAGaactttgctattgacttcaatgggcacagGAGCAGAACCTAAGTGTATGTAACAAGTAAATACATACTTGGGACTATACTAGAATATGTATCATCTACTCAAGAGACAATACACTCATTGTCTATATTGTAGCACTGAGTATAATTCAAGGGGAAATGTCTCATTCATTTTTGCCATATAGCTTATTAAACGCTtttgaattaattattttaatggaCTTTTCCCTCAAGATATTTGGCAAAACAGTTGCACATTCTTTCCAAGGGGCTGAACTAACTTATTTTGAATGTTATTTCTAATGTTTGCCTTTCTAATACAATTAGATGTGAATATGAGATACATGAAGGGAGATATTAATATTGCTCATGGGCAGTGATAATTTTATAAATTGCATAGAATTTCATAGCAGACATAGCTCAAGGCAGATTTATGACACACTGATATGATTAAATAAAGAACTCTGACACTGGCTGTCTACAAAAGCCTGGCCAGGAATAAGGAATATATGCTGCTGTATGAACTGCAGAGCAGCTGTTATTGAGCCTCGTCAGTTCCCAGTGGTGAAGGGATTAAGTATGTAATTGATCAAGCAGTGTCCAAGTGATtccaagcactttaaaaatgccTTTCAGAAGTCTCAAATTCGGATTAATAACCAAGAGCAAGGGCACAAAAATAAAGAGCATGGTTCTACAAGGTCTTAAGCATCCTCAACCTCCATAGACTTATTTAGTTTTATAGTATCTGCTGTATTCAGGGTATCACAGCCTCTTTATGCAATCGGATACTCATAGTCAATGAACGCAGGCAAATGTGACAGTCATTATCCACTCAAGAATAGTTCAGACACAGCCTTGGATATCTGAAAAGAGAGCACTGTGCTCCTCATATTTCCTGTTTAAATAGGCCAAAACTTGCAGACCTTAGTCCATAATcaggaaaaattcccattgatgtgatttttgcctgaataaggactgcaaGATTTGGTAGTTAGTGAAAGAAAGAATGAATATTGATGAACATACTGCACACCCGGGTTATTTTCTCCTCCCTTTTAAAAGGGCCATGCAATGCCCCTGGGCACCCGCCTGTGGAGACAGATGGGCCCATCATTTAACATTTCCCCTGAAGGACAGCACTTCTCAATGCAGCAACCACATTGGCACTTCAATGCTAGCAGTAGGGATGAGTCTCAGTCCTATATTGGGTCTTCTTTAAGGACATTGATAACTTGAAAATCATAtttccatctgaaaattttgTATTTACCATTACTGCAAGAAAACTCTAAAAATGACTGAAACTGAGAGAAATTACAGAATAATTCTATGTGTCTATCGTTTTCCAATTTGTTTACTGTCCAGTTGGCAGCACTTTGTATTTAGTCAAGTTCACTGTTCCAATGAtcctgcctgcccttccccaggcTCTGCAAACCACCACTGAAGAGGCACCAGGCAGGAGTGTGCAGGAAGAGAAAAAcgggggaggagggttgggccTGAGCATGTTTGATGGTTGTGCTGTCGTGTTCACCTAAAAGAACCTTCTAACAAAAACAGGGGAAGAAGAAAACTCTTACAATTGTAGGAAAAGATTTTTAAGATGTCAAGGCATAATATTTAAAGGCTGCTTTTTGAGAAATGTTGGATTCATTTAATTAAtcaattttttaaagttcaagttAACAGTGTCCCTGTAGCACCATTTTAACTAAAACTTTTGGGCTGAAAATATGTTACATAGTGTTTAAATCTTCAATACACCACAATTTAAAAGTAAATAACTTACCCACTTTCTTTGGCTTACTTTCCACCCAGATTTTCCCTTCAGTTTTCCCACTATTGCACTATTAATCTTATAGCTCTATCAGTTATAGCAATTTTGGGACCACTAAAATAAACAGGACTCCAGTGTTTTAACTATTGTATTGTCTTCACCTTATCTGAGCAGGGATAGATGATGTGGTAGTCAAAATTCTGGTGCCAATTTCCAGTGTTGCTACCATGGTGGAACTGCACTTGTGGTAGTACAGTGGTTGGAAGTATGAAGAATTAAGTATGTGCAGACACAGCTTTTGTATACTGAGGTTGGCTTTAAATTTACATAAGTCTAACCTATATGTAACAATGCTATCGCTATGGCTATGCTGACAAATTCAGGAAAGTCAATGATTCATGAGACTAGAGTGTGGTTTGATAAATAAAAAAGTACCTTACTTCATTTATTCTCTTGTTGAAAAAAACATGATCCTATGATTTACAATACTTGCAGCAAGTGGCAGCTTCATGTAGTTTTAATATTATCTCATATCTattctgtaaataaatatattaatattattaaaGTGCTGATAGTGTGACCAACACTCTACGAGTGACAAATATAACAAAATCCCTGCCTTGATGAATTTATGCGCTAAGGCTCTATCCTGAAATCAGATTCATGCAGGCCAAAATATCCACGCCTGTGAATACAAATGCATGTCTGGGGGCTCAGAAACAGACAAAGATACATACAGATAAATTAATGTAGAGGCTCACTCTATTACATTATATATTTCTGTTACAATCTGGAGCTCCTTCATTAAAAAGGTGTGTGATTTTTCTTATTCTCCAGTACAAGTTAAAATTGGAACTGAAATACCAAAACCAACATTAATatttagaataataataataatattttccaGGAAGTTGGCTAGAAGCTGATAAGCTGCTGGCTGCTATAACAAAATGGAATATCTAGATGTTTCCGTGTCATATTTAACATACAAATCTACAAAGAGACCTGGGTCCGGGTTTTGACAAAGCTATTCATTTCTCATTAACCTTTACAAAATAAACTTATTAACTGCACAACATAACCAAACACCAAAGGCTAAATTTAGGCTGTCTCTTTCACAAATATACATACTGGAAAAGAAGTAGCAAATGGGCTGCAACTGTGGCATTAAAAACTTTGCAGCCCTCCATCTCCAGAGCCACAAATGGAGTTCCAAGGCATGGCCAGTAGTCAAAGGCACAGGGTAACTAGACCACAGCATTGGCAATAAGAGAGTTTACTGTCTCTGAGG
The DNA window shown above is from Mauremys mutica isolate MM-2020 ecotype Southern chromosome 6, ASM2049712v1, whole genome shotgun sequence and carries:
- the HSPB3 gene encoding heat shock protein beta-3, with protein sequence MEGVVTRHWVETPVRYQEQFAVQDLEVCKLDHSLYALPGPSKAEVRSRHATKSTATAEKDSTEEGKPSFQVLLDVVQFRPEDIIIQTFEGWLLIKAQHGPRMDEHGFISRSFVRQYKLPNGVKKKDLSALFCHDGILVVEMKSSEGMD